ATTGTTGACCGAGAAGAGGTGGCTGCCCCCCAATACATTCGGCCTCCCGACTCTTATTTGTATGGTCGTCTGTTTCTccatatctcaatattttttttgataaaaaaaccacCACTTCtccatattatattataacatatgAAAAGTTAACGTGTGGATCCACCCCAATGTTGAAACTTCGAACAAGCTGCCAAGAAAAtgtaaacacatgaaaaatattttttaaaaaaacccaaaaatcatctgaGCAAAAAGCCAAGAAAAGTGGCCCACGCTGCGTaagttttttattcaagaacCTAGCTAGAGCTTAGCTTCAAGAGCGGCAAGGACTAAGCTAGGAATGATGCCTCTCACTCCTCCCCCGTCAATGCTAAGGGTTGTTGCAAAGTAAATAGGAAACTTCATCCATTGACAAATCTTTTCTGATCGGTTTGTAAGAATCAGCTTTTGTATGTCTAAAATCAGAAGTCTATGCAGCTCCTCATCTTCATTAGAAATATTCAGACCAATACGTCTTTCATTTCCACCATGTTCTGCACATCACACATAATGACGTCTTTGTTTAGCGATGGAGCACAGAGTTGATCATAATATATATCTTCCATGGTCAAGACACCATGGATCTGTTGGTTGAGATGAATCTCCATCACAACCCAACATCATTAGCTTATCTGCTATCCCCTTTATGAGAAGAAGATTTCGAATTAGTCCATTCATTCCCATCTGTAGGCATCTTTCTCAAGCATCAAGGAGAATTACTTCTGGATTCTGAGTTgccactaaaaaacaaaaaacccttaattaagttaatataattgttttgagataaacttttattcatatttctatttttggggTATTAAGTTAGATTTAGGTGATTGTAGCCCCACTTTGGGGTATCGAGTCTCCACGGAGACAAATTAAGAGAatagaagaaaatattaaatgatttaatagagaataaaatttaattttaaatgcaaattaaaataaagcaagGTGGCCAATGGAGAAAGCACTACTGGAATGCTACAAACAGTAGAGCATCGGGAATCCTTTCAATTATTCTTATTTCGTTTAATAACTCAATTGGAAGTTCAATtcccaaaattaaataaacataacaCCAAATGTAACCCCTTTTGAGAAATCATTCATCACTTTTAAATACGCAAATGATTATCCCTATTACGAAAATTCAACGACAACAACAATATACTCAAGACCAATATTATggtaaagaaattaaatcaatacagataaataaataatccaaaaataattaaggaaTCAATCCATTTAATCGAAAAAAACATGACTGAATCAATAAACTACAtaaatcccttttcttttttctttgttttttcttctctggtGCATGTCCCCCTCGTCTTATTTACGCCAAATGCCCCTCTTTTCAAATGAGGCAGCCCCCTTTTTCTAAAGGAGGCAGCCCCACTTTTTCATCACGTCTCCATGGTCCACACGTTTTCATCAAAAACCTAGATTTTAGGACTTCTGTGGCAGCGACGCACATGCTttagttcttctttttttgaaatcCTCATCAGAGACTAATTTGTAGCCCTTCAAGAAACCTTTTCAACGCGTTAAAAATCACAGCAATCCGACATGTGAGTAGAAAGTTGTgattaaaatacttaaaagtgcattcaggctgtttccaagaaaaaaaaacattactacTTTAAGTGCGTCCAGGATGGTTCAAAGTGAATTTCACGACTTAccctttaatttcaattatttttattcacatttttgcattttatttccACTGATAGAACATTTAGAATGCAATGTCGTGCACTCATCAAAACCCCAGGAACGCCAATATCAAGCTTTAGCTTCAAACAACCAGAGGGAGCTTCAGTGCAGTAGAAAACTTCAACATCTACTGTGAAGCTTGATTTGCTATCCAATCTGCACACCAGTTTTCCATTGATACGAAGATACTGTACGTGTTTTTGTTGCCGGAAAGTTGTCGACCAAtaattctttatctttttcaaagttttttttttttgtttactttctcTCTTTCATCTTGAACCAAAAAACGAACAgcatgaaaatgaataaaatgaaattttgaatcaaaattaaaaataaaaaatgcaaaaactctagggatcaaaattttaaaaatcatctccCCAGCAGGGTGGCCTCCTTCCACCGAAGATCAACCCACTTTTGACCTAGCACAGCAGCCTCCACCCTCACCTCGGAGCCTTCAGCCACCAAAAAGAGGAAGAACTAAACTTAGATCTGAAAATTGAGAAGAACAGACCCCAGaaaacagatctaaaaaaaccaattaaaacagACTGTTTGTTGCGTTTTTGGGTGTTTTGCAAGTCACCACCGGtgacgaaaaaaaaaaggaaaagaagccGTTACAGATCCTCCGGTTGCCTGGATTTTTTGCGGCGGCGCGTGGAGAAGACGCACCGATACTTTTCCAACTGTACCAGAGGCTTCCAGCACTGTTCCCGATTTTATTTTGAGGCCTCTTTTGTAAATCTAAATTGTTTAATGTGTTGTTAGGATTGTTTTGAACAttggttattttataaatatgtaaATGTGAATATGTAAGTGTGAGTGTGTGAGTGAATATAGTAAAAAGTGATGtgatttgtgtttgcttttaatgttaaaatcaaaaggataaaaaatataaaaagataagaaataaataaaatgttttaattgccAAATctctcaaacaaaataaaaaaaattgcatggcactccacatgaaagtaatttaataattagtttattaaaatttgtttattaaagttttgagaatttgatttatattttaaaaaaatattaaaagatggttttttttaatttctagaattatgtatttatatgcaagatatgttttgatattaaataaaaagttagttaataaaacaattgcaaaaTCTTTAAATTGTATTAAGTCACAAAGCAATTTATATAAGGTAGGGTAGGGTGTGTTAAGaaatgctaatatttttttttaattataattaattttttattcatgaatttatgataaaattagtatatttagattttttaatgacactaaacaaatcaaatgaaccaaataataaataacgacttgtaatcaaataaacaaacaaaacttatCATTAACACCACGGTGGTCATTTCCGACATATATAAATCTAGTTCTTACTTCGCATTATCGTTATTAGATCCGGCTCGGGGGTTGATCTGGTCAAGAGGCCGGATCCCGAGTTTTATGggtcaactcaaaaaaattataaaaaaataaaattttaatattttatatgaaatttttttaaaaaaatctatataaatataggctatacatatcgtaaataatgaagtttaaaagaatattttaaaaagttttttatcccacattaaaaaaacataactttttttttggaacatAGAGTGTATATAttaatgagtttcaaatccaacattaaaaaaacatagctttttcttgtgaacatataaTATACATACTAATAGGTTTTAAATCTCATATCTAAAAAGATACTCTCTGCCTAGTTGATGAGGCAAATATCAGGTCTTCTATCTCCACTACTCCCTGCTAACTCTTTGCCTCATATCTTTAGTTATATCTAGCAGTTTGGCCTAGTAGTTTGATTTTTGCAATCCTCTGAGTTTGAGGTTATCCATATGTGACCTGTATAAAAATGAAGTGATCatattataaaaccaaaaatcaatGGTGTATCTAATTATCAAAAAGGTATTAATATTGCTAGGAAGTTAACGTGTGGACCACCCCAATTATGAAGCTCGGAAGAAGATGCCTAGAAAATGTAAACACGTGAATATTGGAAACAATAACatcctttcctttttaaaatgttttttatttaaaataattttttttattttttaaaaaatttttttgataaaaaaataataatttaaaaagaaaaaaaatcaaagtcttAACAATGACATATTAAATATGTGATTAATAGCAGGtgattgcttttgtttttagttgttttttcaaaaaagataatagatttgttttattgttttttttataattttaatgtattaatattataaataaataaataaattatatagtcTATTTCCAAACCAATCCGATAttgaaggacaaaataaaaaaaaattaattaaaaaaattaaaagatataaaacaaaaaaaaacatattcgaTCAGTGGGTAAATCTGTCAAATATATAAATCTGGTAACTTGGTTTAGCACATCAAACTCATGAATAAGGTTATGGACTCTAGtaggattataatttttttaaaatttctttttttttaacaatataataataaaaatagataatcataaaattaaacaccaacaatatgaatatatatttttttagatcgcgataacctcatataaagaaaaataaaaccaattatGAAACTAAATTCTAAACTAAcccaaatataaaatagaaaacaaattttaaaaaatgataataaaaaagggaaagggaagaaaaaaaaaaagaaaaataaaaaagtaaagcactatgaattatttataattcataATGAATTGGATGTGGTCGAATAGTGGTTCTCCCACACCTTTTCAACGCGTCAAGAATCATAACAATCCGACATGTGGGTGGAAAGTTGTGATTAAAATACTTAAAGTGCATCCAGGCTGTTTCACACGTTGAAGCTTCAGTGCAGTAGAAAACTTCAACATCTACTATGAAGCTTGATTTGCTATCCAATCTGCACATCAGacgttttttctttcattttaaactCCTGAATtaaaaagtgaacaaaataaaattttagattaaaattaaaaataaaaaaaatactgcatgtttttttgttgcCGGAAAGTTGTCAACCaagaaatttttatatttttacaattttttttatgaatttatttctttcatcttaaattcgtgaataaaaaattaaacaaaataaaattttagattaaaactaaaactaaaaaatataaaatgcaaaaattctAGGAACAGAATTTTAAAACTCATGCCTATGCTGCTTTCTAGTTTtagtattaaatttgatttttgaatggtgtgtttgttttttggaaagtgattttcagaaaatcactttctaaacttttatatatttatttgtcattagaaaaattgattaGCAGAAAATATTTTGCGgtcaatagaaaatattttccagttacaaaaaattttaacttgatttcCAGAAAAATTTAGCTTACATGATCATGCACTTTTCCATAAccatggaaattattttttttccaactcccttctacaaatttatatttttagccCTCGATCTATAAAGTATGATTTGCTATCTAATCTACACAACAGTTTTCCATCAACACAAAGAtgatcgtgtttttttttttgttagaaaattatcaaccagtaactttctattttttttgaagtttttcatttacttttttttcttttatattaaaactataaattaaaaaataaacaaaataaaattttaaattaaaactaaaaataaaaatgcaaaagcTCTAGGAtcagaattttaaaaaacacataggCTACTTTCTGGTTTCAGtatcatatttgattttcaaagtttcaattatttttaatgaattgaaataaataaaattttgtcaaGTCAAACGTCAATTTAACTTAACGTTgaagcctttttttttagaactcCTTGACAAGTTAATTAAAACAAGTTATCAGCCTCAAATCTCCATCATCATAatctataaagataaaattgaaaataaaataattagtgattaaaaaaaactaagagataaaaaaatattttaatctatagtgttttctCTCCGGTACATGCTAAAAGCCTGGGcagttttttctgttttaattttaataataattctgTTCTTTCTATCCCAAGAAATCGAGAATGCTAGTTTCATTCATCAAGATTCTAAATCCTATATACAGATAAACTCAAGAATgtgtcttctctctctctctttttatttttaatctgtattatatatattttttaaataatttattgctAGTTAATGATATAAGATGATTTATAATAGTGAATAgatctattattttattaagttactttaatgataaatcaatatagtatttttttttattttttggattttcatctTGGAGAAACTCGATaaggatgaaaatataatattaatcaaacttcaaattataattatttatctatCGAGTTAAAAGAAAGGTACAAAGGGACGAAGgattatttcaatattaactAATAAGAATATCCTTGTTGATTTAAAGGACTATTTTCATCAATCATATCAAAAATGATTGaagaaatgaatattattgAATATGAGCAAATTTAAGGTTACAATCAATTAGTATTCTTACAACGGAAGAATTACCACTAAAACTTTACAAAGGGACGAAGGACATCCTTTGCATTAGGATGCTCCCACTCCACTACTGTCTCCCACCATTCTTTTGGACATGCTCggatttttttaagagaagggGGAGGAGATGGCTGGCTATTTTCATGCAACGGAAGACAAATTGGCATCCTTTTCAGCTTCTGACAATTGAGTATAGTAATTTCTTCAAGAGAATTGCAAGTCAGTTTTGCACTGCAAATGCTTTTCAGTTCTGGTAAACAATACAAACTCAGATAAATTAACTTTGGGAGTATTAATTCCGTGATGGAATTGGAGGTGCTGCTTTCTTCATCTGTTGTTCCTATTATCCCCTCCATTTTCTCACAGTGCTTCACTTCAATCCTTTCCAGGTTTACGAGGTTTGGCAGCAACACTAGTGGGAACAGCTTCTTCATACTGTTACATCCATCACAATAAAACTCTTTAAGACCAGAAAACATACCATTATATAATGGCAATGGTGGTGGAGCAGAGCAGAACCAAGAAGATGAAACCAAGCTCTCCATGCTTTTGCAATCCTGAATGTTGATGTGCTCCAGTTCAGGTGCATTCTCTAATGACAAAACATCACATAAACTTCTTTCATCGTTGAAAAGACAAACCACTCCTTGAATGTTATTTAAGAACATGACCTgaaaatctctctctctgttgATACCAAAATAACCCAACCCagctgttttacttggaaaaTCATCAATGTCTGCCCAATAATCTTCATACACCATTCCtactaaaattttatatgtgcTTAATGATTGAATCCCATCCGAAGATCTGAGATACTCCACGAAGTCAGAGAAACCGAAATGGCATTCCAAAGTTTCCAAATTTCTCAAGGATCCTACTTCCTTTCCTTTAACTGTTATCGGAGCATAACAATCCCCCATAAACTCTTCTAGTACAAAGACTTGCAGGTGAGAGAGTTTTGGTAATATCCCACTAGGAAACTCCTTTTCACCACATCCATTCATTCTAAGATACCTCAGGTTGGTTAGGCATTCCATTCCTTGCGGCATCTTTTCAAGTGTAGTGTCAAAGAGATCCAACCTCTTCAGTGCCCTGAGCTTCTTTAATGATGGAACATGTCTTAAGTCGTAACAATCATTGAGCAATAATGCATTGAGACTCACCAAATCAGAGACAGAGTTTGGCAAATTTTCAATACCTGTGCAAGACAGATCGAGTACCTTGAGCCCATGCAATTGCTTGAAAAATGAATCCCCAATAAATCTCAACCCTTCATTATCACATAGAAATAGAGTTGACAGATTTAGACATTTTGGTGAATGGCTGGAAGGAATTTCTTCAAATCTGTTTTGCATTAGTGAGACTATCCTCAGGTTCTCCGTCCACTCCTCTACATCTgggaattcttttaattgcgCACCTGCTTCAACCATGACTTGAGAGTTGTCTTGCAGTATTCGGATGGCCATGTCTCTAATCAAGTCATGCATCTTGACATGTCTAATATCATCATAATCCATTTGAGCATTTTCCAATAGGCAGACATTTTCAAGTCTATTAAGCATTGTGTGGCCCTCATCAAATGCATCTCCCCTGCTCCTCTTTCCTTTAATTATCCCCTCATCGATCAAATAATCTATCAACCTCTCCCTTTCAATCTCATTATCTTCAGGAAATAATGCACAGTATAAGAGACATTCTTGTAGTGCTTCATCACCTAACCGATCATAACTAAACCTCAATAACTTGAATACCTTCTCATCCATGTCCCTAAATTCtgattctttcaatttcttcaatgtaTTCCTCCACTCATGTAGATCATCTACTCCCCTCAAGCTTCCTGCCATTGTAATAATTCCCAATGGCAAACCAGCACATTCTCTTACAATAGCTTTCGCAATTCCTTCCACTTCTGGTGAAAATGCTATGTCATGTCCAAGTTTCTCCATGAACAAAGTCCAAGCTTCTCCTTCGGAAAGTGGCTTCACTTTGATTTTTTGGTGGCAAGCCATCCGATAACAAACCGTTTTTGATCGAGTTGTCATAATCAGCTTGGATCCTTTCAACGAGACAGGAATTCCCACTTCCTCAAGCTCAAAATTGTTCCATAAATCATCTAAAATGAGAATCCATTTTTGAATCTTCCTTAGTTCTTCTGACAATTTAGCAGCTCTATGCAGATCATCATCTTTGCTTGAAAGGTTTAGATCAAGATGTTTAGCAATAAGATTCTGCAATCTATTAATGCTAAAATCTTGAGACACAATCACCCACCAAACATGATCACAAATATCTTGTCTTTGTAGAAGCTCATTATGGATATGTTTTAGTATTGTTGTTTTACCAACTCCCCCCATCCCATAAATACCAATGGTTGAGACTTCATCATCCATTAACAAAGACCATATCATCTTTGTATATTCTTCAAATGCTCGACCCACTAGCTTTTTAGAGCTAGTAGGTAATGGAACTCCTCTAGTCTTGTTGTATTTCAGACTTTCAGAAGATCTAGCTCCTGCGCCAGCCTGCACTACTGATCTTCCACTATTCTccacatcctcctcctccattggTTCTGTCCTCCCTCTAACCATGTCCAGCGCATCATGCCTATTTACATCATTGTTTACTGATGGAGCACAAGGTTGATCATAACATCTTCCAATGTCAAGACAAAATTGGGATGAATCTCCTCGAGGCTCCAGAAGCTGCACTTGCTCTGTTCTTGGTATAGTCACAAATGCATCATGCTGAAAAGATCCTTCACCAGTGTTTTCCATGTCATTTTCTGCTTGTAAATGCGACTGAATTCTCTCTTCTCCGGGACCTTGTTCCACGCCTTGAACTCCCACTTGTACTGCTTTGCTTTGTTCCAACGATCGATCCACTGGTTCTGTCCTCGGTCTGCTCTCGAGTGCCCCTTCGGAAACTCCATCTTCTTGTGCTCTCATTCCGGTCATGCTTACTACGTCGTTTCCTGCTATTGCATGTGAAGTAATCCTCTCTTCCCCTACTCCGGGTTCTACAACCTGAACTTCTCTTTGTACCCTTCCAATTCCTCCTCCCGTATTTTCAATCTCAATGTTTTGTTCTTGTGGACAAGTTGAAATTCCACACTCATTAACATTGACTGAACTTGCTGTGCTTTTATGTCTTTTGTTGCCGCCACAGATAGCTAGAAAGGCTGCTTCTTGAACTTCTGTAGTCACCCCAGGACAAATGGCAACATTATGCCCTCTCTCTCTTGATAAATGCCATTTGATCCTCGAAATGGAAGTATCCTTGGCATATGTATGTGGACAAAACTTACACTTCATCCTACCATCAGCCCTATATTCGACATAATTCCAAAACGGATCATTTGATCCAACCATTTCGACCTATAGAAAAAAAGGGGGGGtcaaaatatagaataaaaatcagtcaaaataaagaataaaaatcctATCTGGATGGATGAGAAACTACTTCAGTGCTGTTACCcctatttttctattaaaattgaTGGTTAGTTTATAGCATAATCATAGGGGGAAAAAAGACGACAATAATTCAGTTAGACTTCTTACTTGTTGAGTATTTAAACCCCTATTTTGACTTTGCAAGGAAGTGTCAGGGCCAGGATTTGAGGCATTTGGCGTAGCAGTTTGATTTTGCAATCCTCGGACTTGGAGGTTATCCATCTGTGACCTATATAAAAATGAAGTGATCATATTATAAAACCTTTCGATAATTGGTAGTCTCGCTTAAGCACTAAAAATCAATGGTGTATCTAATTATCAAAAAGGTATTAATACTGTGTTAAAACACGACAGCATATATATTGCCAAAGTTTGATCAGTACCTAGTAGAGTTGCCAAAGTTTCGACGCACAAAGTTCTCCTGTTGCATATTGTCTATATTAGGAATTATAGCAGCTTCATCGACTTGTCCTTGATTAGAAAGAAATTGAATCCTGAATCCAAAATCATTCACAACCAATATGAAGCATTACAAACTTATGATTATCTTGCTGGGTTCATGTTTTTACTTTCCTAATTGAAAcactaaattctttttttttaaaagaaaatactaaACATGAAAAATTGGATACCGGGAAGCAGGAAAAGAAGGTCCAGGTTGATTGAAGCCACCATGTTGTGAAGTGGTTGCGTTCGGTGTCATATAGCCATGTCCCGGCTGAGGTTGATGAATATTGGAGTACTGATGCCTGAATAATATTCAAATAGTTGAACTTAACTGTTATTCTAACTTGGTTGATTTTCTAGTTCTTTtatgtgcaaaaaaaaaaaaaagagatagagaGCTCAAAAAGACTCGAAAGATCCTCGTCAATTTTGGTCAAGTTTATTGTTTTCATGATTAAAAAAGTGTATATTCGAGGTTAATACCATTGATTCAATGGAGGTTGAGGTCCAGGTAGCATCGCAGGCACTTGATTGCTCATAATTGGTAACTGATAATTAGTCCATTGTTTGTCCCTAAATAAGCAACATTTGTTAGTGATTTCTTTATACATATGCATAATTCTTTGCTATTAATCCACTAAGCATTTGATATCATTTTAGCTTACCTCAAAGGCATTAATGATCCAGGTAACATGGGATTGGCACATTGAGGATCAAATAAATTAGGTTTAAGCTGATACCTATATTCAAACATAATGAATTCACTGATAAGTACAACaacaagaggaagaagaagaagaagttaaataatgattgaaaaactaattttttttttaacagaaaatactaaaaatgaaaaattggatACCGGGGAGCAGGAAAAGAAGGTCCATGTTGATTGAAGCCACCATGTTGTGAAGTGGTTGCGTTCGGTGTCATATAGCCATGTCCCGGCTAAGGTTGATGAATAAAGGAATTATGATGCCTTGATGGAGTTTTGAGGccaattttatataaaacttaatgataaaaaaatatcataaaaaaatgtctAAATCTCCCATTGTTGCCTGTTTGTTTAACAATAAACAATTTGAAGATGCTCGggataagaacataaaatttttttgtataatacaAACACTTGCTAATTCAATGGACATTGCAGCAAATTGGAGTAAGAATCAGTACTCACCATGGTCACATTGTTCTGTCCACCTTGATCATTGCATAATATGGAGCTTTGGTTGTCTGGAACCTCCGGTGGCAGCCTGCTTCCATGGACAGTGACATTATTAGTTTTTGTCAATAATAGGATAAACTGAAGTAACTAAATTGCAAGCAATCATCTTCTGATAAAATATGCTTAAGAATGACGTACGAGTGAAGCTCAAGCTCGGACAGTAGTGATTGAAGATCGAGCTCATCCGATATCATGTTGACATCCTCTTCTATAGAAGATGGTGGGAATCCTTCCATCTGACCAGAAAAGAtcagaaaagagaaaaggaaactgAGGTTTAAAAAGAACAGAAAGCACAGATCAGaaaagaatttatatatatatatatatgactttcTTGTTTGTTAAAGAAATTcggatgaaaaatatgaaatataaatgttgttgttaaTGATTTAATCCTTTGccttttaagataaattatcaTACTCAAATTCTTTTTATGATAGATAGAAAGATGCAGGATAACTGTTTGGGGAGCAAAACAAATGCAAGATTATTTTAACCCTTAGTTACGCATcataaaacacacacaaaaataataataggatATTGTTTAGTTCAAAAAGATTCAGGTAATTATTGATCAAGTTAATTCATTGAAtcattgtaagaaaataaaaagttgaaaaatattgaataaaaatgaatgGCAGTCCCattaattggaaaagaaaagggtgaaTCTAAAATAAGGAGTTAAAAACGGCAAAGAATTTTGAAAAGACGAAAACAATGAATTCAGTATTAATTTAGTATGAACTCTCTCCACAAGGCATGGATTATAAAATCCGAGAAAAAgatcaatttatttatcatgGATTCCTTTAAAGATTCAaaccatatatagttaaatgcatacaaacaaaaacaccaacaagatgaagaagatgaagtacaAATAATTAACCTGGATTCAAGATGTTCTTCGAGCGCTGGTTTGATTGAGCAGTattcagccaaaaaaaaaaacagaagagaaaTCACATAAATCTAGTTCGCACTGGTTAGATGTGGAAAGGAAAAGAGGTAGAAGATGATGAGTAtatgatttagaaaaataataaagttgcaACCCACTACTTTACCTgccaaatattatattataagataTAGGAAGTTAACGCGTGGACCACCCCAACTATGAAGCTTTAGAAGAAGATGCCTAGAAAATGTAAATACATGAATATGAGAAACAATAATATactttgctttttaaaatattttttatttaaaataattaaaataataagtttttgaaAAGCATGTGCTCTAACAATAACAGATTAAATATGTGATTAATAACATGTGATTAAAGGTTTTCAGTCGATGCCATTACATACACGCAGTCAAAGACTCCATCCTTacttttaataaacaaaacctacatgtgattattttttttaaaatataaaaataaaatgtcaagaGTGAAGAAAGTTTGTTGGTGATATTATCAAACCTGGTTAGGggagttaatattaaaatcttttaatttaattttttatttaatttaagtttttaattaaattgtaagGG
This genomic interval from Populus nigra chromosome 11, ddPopNigr1.1, whole genome shotgun sequence contains the following:
- the LOC133668452 gene encoding probable disease resistance protein At4g27220, which translates into the protein MEGFPPSSIEEDVNMISDELDLQSLLSELELHSLPPEVPDNQSSILCNDQGGQNNVTMPGHGYMTPNATTSQHGGFNQHGPSFPAPRYQLKPNLFDPQCANPMLPGSLMPLRDKQWTNYQLPIMSNQVPAMLPGPQPPLNQWHQYSNIHQPQPGHGYMTPNATTSQHGGFNQPGPSFPASRIQFLSNQGQVDEAAIIPNIDNMQQENFVRRNFGNSTRSQMDNLQVRGLQNQTATPNASNPGPDTSLQSQNRGLNTQQVEMVGSNDPFWNYVEYRADGRMKCKFCPHTYAKDTSISRIKWHLSRERGHNVAICPGVTTEVQEAAFLAICGGNKRHKSTASSVNVNECGISTCPQEQNIEIENTGGGIGRVQREVQVVEPGVGEERITSHAIAGNDVVSMTGMRAQEDGVSEGALESRPRTEPVDRSLEQSKAVQVGVQGVEQGPGEERIQSHLQAENDMENTGEGSFQHDAFVTIPRTEQVQLLEPRGDSSQFCLDIGRCYDQPCAPSVNNDVNRHDALDMVRGRTEPMEEEDVENSGRSVVQAGAGARSSESLKYNKTRGVPLPTSSKKLVGRAFEEYTKMIWSLLMDDEVSTIGIYGMGGVGKTTILKHIHNELLQRQDICDHVWWVIVSQDFSINRLQNLIAKHLDLNLSSKDDDLHRAAKLSEELRKIQKWILILDDLWNNFELEEVGIPVSLKGSKLIMTTRSKTVCYRMACHQKIKVKPLSEGEAWTLFMEKLGHDIAFSPEVEGIAKAIVRECAGLPLGIITMAGSLRGVDDLHEWRNTLKKLKESEFRDMDEKVFKLLRFSYDRLGDEALQECLLYCALFPEDNEIERERLIDYLIDEGIIKGKRSRGDAFDEGHTMLNRLENVCLLENAQMDYDDIRHVKMHDLIRDMAIRILQDNSQVMVEAGAQLKEFPDVEEWTENLRIVSLMQNRFEEIPSSHSPKCLNLSTLFLCDNEGLRFIGDSFFKQLHGLKVLDLSCTGIENLPNSVSDLVSLNALLLNDCYDLRHVPSLKKLRALKRLDLFDTTLEKMPQGMECLTNLRYLRMNGCGEKEFPSGILPKLSHLQVFVLEEFMGDCYAPITVKGKEVGSLRNLETLECHFGFSDFVEYLRSSDGIQSLSTYKILVGMVYEDYWADIDDFPSKTAGLGYFGINRERDFQVMFLNNIQGVVCLFNDERSLCDVLSLENAPELEHINIQDCKSMESLVSSSWFCSAPPPLPLYNGMFSGLKEFYCDGCNSMKKLFPLVLLPNLVNLERIEVKHCEKMEGIIGTTDEESSTSNSITELILPKLIYLSLYCLPELKSICSAKLTCNSLEEITILNCQKLKRMPICLPLHENSQPSPPPSLKKIRACPKEWWETVVEWEHPNAKDVLRPFVKF